A single region of the Mustela lutreola isolate mMusLut2 chromosome 2, mMusLut2.pri, whole genome shotgun sequence genome encodes:
- the B3GALNT1 gene encoding UDP-GalNAc:beta-1,3-N-acetylgalactosaminyltransferase 1, with protein MALALLTTLPSRMSLRSLKWSLLLLSLLSFLVMWYLSLPHYNVIERVNWMYFYEYEPIYRQDFRFTLREHSNCSHQNPFLVILVTSHPSDVKARQAIRVTWGEKKSWWGYEVLTFFLLGQQAEKEDKMLALSLEDEHLLYGDIIRQDFLDTYNNLTLKTIMAFRWVTEFCPNAKYIMKTDTDVFINTGNLVKYLLNVNHSEKIFTGYPLIDNYSYRGFYQKAHISYQEYPFKVFPPYCSGFGYIMSRDLVPKIYEMMSHVKPIKFEDVYVGICLNLLKVDIHIPEDTNLFFLYRIHLDVCQLRRVIAAHGFSSKEIITFWQVMLRNTTCHY; from the coding sequence ATGGCCCTGGCTCTCTTGACCACCCTTCCAAGTAGGATGTCACTGAGATCCCTCAAATGGAGCCTCCTGCTGTTGTCACTGCTGAGTTTCCTTGTGATGTGGTACCTCAGCCTGCCCCACTACAACGTGATAGAACGTGTAAACTGGATGTACTTCTACGAGTATGAGCCCATTTACAGACAAGACTTTCGCTTCACTCTTCGAGAGCATTCAAACTGCTCTCACCAAAACCCATTTCTTGTCATCCTGGTGACCTCACACCCTTCAGATGTGAAAGCCAGACAGGCCATTAGAGTTACTTGGGGTGAAAAAAAGTCTTGGTGGGGATATGAGGTTCTTACCTTTTTCTTACTAGGCCAGCAGGCcgaaaaggaagacaaaatgtTAGCATTATCCTTAGAGGATGAACACCTTCTTTACGGTGACATAATACGACAGGATTTTTTAGACACCTATAATAATCTGACCTTGAAAACAATTATGGCATTCAGGTGGGTAACTGAATTTTGCCCCAATGCCAAGTACATCATGAAGACAGACACTGATGTTTTCATCAATACTGGCAATTTAGTGAAGTACCTTTTAAATGTAAACCACTCAGAGAAGATTTTCACGGGTTATCCTCTAATTGATAACTATTCCTATAGAGGATTTTACCAGAAAGCCCATATTTCATACCAGGAGTATCCCTTCAAGGTGTTTCCTCCCTACTGCAGTGGGTTTGGTTATATAATGTCCAGAGATTTGGTGCCAAAAATCTATGAAATGATGAGTCACGTAAAACCCATCAAGTTTGAAGATGTTTATGTTGGGATCTGTTTGAATTTATTGAAAGTGGACATCCATATTCCAGAAGACacaaaccttttctttttatataggATCCATTTGGATGTCTGTCAACTCAGACGTGTGATTGCAGCTCATGGCTTTTCTTCCAAGGAAATTATCACATTTTGGCAGGTTATGCTGAGGAATACCACATGCCATTATTAA